The following proteins are co-located in the Nocardioides piscis genome:
- a CDS encoding TetR/AcrR family transcriptional regulator: MTREQIARAAREQFAAGGYDRVTMRSIAAQAGVDAALVAYFFGSKRELFDEVTVLSFDSAALRAQLLDGDSRDVGERLARCLIEALDEAGRRQRILAIIRTAGVEADTARMIRDKFTTGVLEPIVSQLGAGQAPLRAVLVMSQILGIAVARHVVGLEDLTSASQDELVAAFAPTLQRYLVGNIS, from the coding sequence GTGACACGCGAGCAGATAGCTCGGGCCGCTCGCGAGCAGTTCGCCGCCGGCGGCTACGACCGCGTGACCATGAGGTCAATCGCGGCACAGGCAGGCGTCGATGCCGCCCTGGTGGCATACTTCTTCGGCTCGAAACGGGAGCTCTTCGACGAGGTGACCGTCCTCTCTTTCGATTCGGCCGCGTTGAGGGCTCAGCTCCTCGACGGCGACTCCAGGGACGTCGGCGAGCGCCTAGCCAGGTGCCTGATCGAAGCCCTCGATGAAGCAGGCCGGCGGCAGCGTATCCTCGCAATCATCCGCACCGCCGGGGTCGAAGCCGACACTGCCCGCATGATTCGGGACAAGTTCACGACGGGGGTGCTGGAACCGATCGTGTCCCAGCTCGGAGCCGGGCAGGCACCATTGCGCGCCGTGCTCGTCATGTCGCAGATCCTGGGCATTGCCGTGGCTCGCCACGTCGTCGGACTCGAAGATCTGACCTCGGCAAGCCAAGACGAGCTGGTGGCCGCGTTTGCTCCTACGTTGCAGCGCTACCTGGTCGGCAACATCTCCTGA
- a CDS encoding BtrH N-terminal domain-containing protein, translated as MSAEFLPRQPEPRRILLDYPHREAGHCGSGALRDLLEWAGLGWEEVPSEGLVFGMGGGLGFTYLRVPALTPPIYFVGRSSDLEVDLLSRLGAEVDVRGTDDPVTGWGWVRRELQRGRPVLMWADIAELPYLNVRLQMSRHDIVVIGYDDETEKAFVVDNDRAEVQEVSYEALARARASRSFPVPTRHTTYFVNWPQSLPGLRPTAASALVASVENMQAPVTAIIPDTSALPPDAVAAAGISGVAVFAEDVDRWPGLMPEPELDVALRSLHAFVEKAGTGGGLFRRLQAHFCADVARLTGSAEMAKAGTALLRCADTWSALAAAGRSDAATFDRWRRVNELVATLPRDEDHAISQMRKAAGELSDG; from the coding sequence ATGTCAGCTGAGTTCCTGCCCCGACAGCCGGAGCCGCGGCGGATCCTGCTGGACTATCCCCACCGCGAGGCCGGTCATTGCGGTTCCGGAGCGCTGAGAGACCTCCTGGAGTGGGCCGGTCTCGGCTGGGAGGAGGTACCGAGCGAAGGTCTGGTCTTCGGGATGGGCGGCGGTCTGGGTTTCACCTATCTGCGCGTGCCGGCTCTCACCCCGCCCATCTACTTCGTCGGGCGTAGCAGCGACCTTGAGGTCGACCTTCTTTCGAGGCTCGGTGCAGAGGTCGACGTCCGTGGCACCGACGACCCCGTGACCGGTTGGGGCTGGGTCCGCAGGGAGCTCCAGCGAGGCCGTCCCGTGCTGATGTGGGCGGACATTGCTGAGCTGCCCTACCTCAATGTCCGCCTTCAGATGAGTCGGCATGACATCGTCGTGATCGGTTATGACGACGAGACGGAGAAGGCTTTTGTGGTGGACAACGACCGAGCCGAGGTGCAGGAAGTCTCCTACGAGGCTCTTGCGCGGGCGCGCGCGTCACGGTCGTTCCCCGTGCCCACGAGGCACACCACGTACTTCGTGAACTGGCCCCAGAGCCTGCCCGGTCTCCGCCCGACCGCGGCTTCGGCCCTCGTCGCCTCGGTCGAGAACATGCAAGCGCCGGTAACCGCGATTATCCCGGATACGTCGGCGCTGCCGCCGGATGCCGTTGCTGCTGCGGGGATCAGTGGAGTCGCGGTATTCGCCGAGGATGTCGACCGGTGGCCGGGGCTCATGCCCGAACCGGAACTAGACGTCGCGCTGCGTTCACTCCACGCCTTTGTGGAGAAGGCAGGGACCGGCGGCGGCCTGTTCCGCCGGTTGCAGGCACATTTCTGTGCCGACGTGGCTCGGCTAACGGGGTCCGCTGAGATGGCGAAGGCCGGAACCGCGCTCCTGCGCTGCGCGGACACGTGGTCGGCGCTGGCTGCGGCCGGCCGTAGCGACGCAGCGACGTTCGACCGCTGGCGACGGGTGAATGAGCTCGTCGCGACGCTCCCCAGAGACGAAGACCATGCCATCTCTCAGATGCGCAAAGCGGCGGGCGAACTCAGCGATGGGTGA
- a CDS encoding PaaI family thioesterase, giving the protein MEELLASWNEKFRLHADGAQLPPHHTLCLACGPDNPHGHHLTVNRRGEEVHATHVFDERHVGAPGIAHGGAVATVFDDLFGFLLYLTGGPAVTRKLEVLYDSPVILGTTYDLAARVTRTEGRKLFMEADMKQLGGSRVASASALFLSVDVTHFNQGLPI; this is encoded by the coding sequence ATGGAGGAGCTCCTCGCCAGCTGGAACGAGAAGTTCCGGCTGCACGCTGATGGTGCTCAACTTCCCCCGCACCACACCCTCTGCCTCGCCTGTGGACCCGACAACCCGCACGGCCACCACCTCACCGTCAATCGTCGAGGAGAGGAGGTGCACGCGACCCACGTCTTCGATGAACGTCACGTGGGCGCACCCGGGATCGCCCACGGCGGTGCCGTAGCAACCGTTTTCGACGACCTCTTCGGGTTCCTGCTCTACCTCACGGGCGGTCCTGCGGTGACCCGGAAGCTCGAGGTGCTCTACGACTCACCGGTCATCCTCGGCACTACCTACGACCTCGCCGCCAGGGTCACCCGCACAGAAGGGCGCAAACTCTTCATGGAAGCCGACATGAAGCAGCTCGGAGGGTCACGTGTCGCCTCCGCCTCGGCCCTCTTCCTTTCTGTGGACGTGACCCACTTCAACCAGGGCTTGCCAATCTGA
- a CDS encoding lysophospholipid acyltransferase family protein: MAWRSTVWTAMGVLRIVPDLRDSGRSAGARGVPRDARGPAWWLALLVCKPLLLLGRRADWRGTERLPGSGGAVLAANHVSQADPLFLGEMILAQGRTPRFMAKASLFQSRAVGWWFRSAGHVEVDRSDGRSGIRAAVEAVERGALVVVYPEGSITKRPDGRLMSLRSGAVRIALETSAPLIPVAQWGVQAIVPAYEGRVVLGRRRRRVTLLVGDPVQLEDLRELPRATAVAVGVQRLQDTLAVMVDQLAHEHARSVRACPGQ, encoded by the coding sequence ATGGCTTGGAGGTCGACGGTCTGGACGGCGATGGGAGTCCTGCGTATCGTTCCGGACTTGCGTGACTCGGGTCGGTCCGCGGGCGCGAGAGGCGTCCCCAGAGACGCCCGCGGGCCTGCGTGGTGGCTGGCGTTGCTCGTCTGCAAACCGCTGCTGCTGCTGGGCAGGAGAGCGGACTGGCGCGGTACGGAGCGCCTGCCCGGGTCGGGAGGCGCGGTGCTGGCGGCCAACCATGTCTCCCAGGCCGACCCGCTGTTCCTGGGGGAGATGATCCTCGCCCAGGGCCGGACCCCCCGGTTCATGGCCAAGGCGAGCCTGTTTCAAAGTAGAGCAGTCGGCTGGTGGTTCCGGTCGGCCGGCCACGTCGAGGTCGATCGGTCCGACGGCCGGTCAGGGATCCGTGCCGCGGTCGAAGCCGTGGAGCGTGGCGCTCTTGTCGTGGTGTATCCGGAAGGATCGATCACAAAGCGACCGGATGGACGTCTGATGTCGCTCAGGTCGGGTGCTGTCCGCATCGCACTCGAGACGTCGGCTCCATTGATTCCCGTTGCTCAATGGGGCGTGCAGGCGATCGTGCCAGCCTACGAAGGGAGGGTGGTGCTGGGCCGCCGCCGTCGTCGGGTCACCCTGCTGGTCGGGGACCCGGTGCAACTCGAGGACCTCCGAGAGTTGCCGAGGGCGACGGCAGTCGCTGTAGGGGTGCAGAGGCTTCAGGACACCCTCGCCGTCATGGTCGACCAACTGGCCCACGAGCACGCTAGGAGCGTGCGGGCGTGTCCAGGTCAGTGA
- a CDS encoding MMPL family transporter, translated as MSTFLYRLGRTAFGKPWLFISGWLAVLAVVVGAVAINGVSVSSEMKIEGTEAQTVLDRVADELPAASGGQASVVFTVPEGERLDTADRLSVITNTVNDVYDLDKVVNPLDLAPGAADQGAPGTPEENAPGTPPTGSAQGQTPPYQPLLVDGAPVPGVLVSSDGQVALFQFQFTVASTSLTDDDVTSVVEVVERAEHGTGITVLPSDSLKAIEIPVGIGEVIGLAVAALVLVLTLGSLIAAGLPLVTALVGVGIGVGGAYALSTAVEMNSATPVLGLMVGLAVGIDYALFVVNRQRRLILDRGLTAQEAAGRAVGTAGSAVFFAGVTVLIALTALTVIGIAMLSTMALVAASTVALAVLIALTLLPALLGLVGERICSDKARAQRRAKVKEESHSVADHWVKGVIRFRWPVIVGVVAILGVMAIPAASMNLGIPTGATANQDTAARQSYEAVSQGFGEGFNGPLLVTAEPTGTAGRVTPELTAKLIADLQDRDDIVLAAPVGVNEAGDLAVFSVIPTSGPSDEVTSDLVTSLREPDNAIAGDNEVQLGVTGFTAIGIDMSDKLADVLPLYLGIIIALSVLILMLVFRSVVVPIKATAGFLLSILATFGATTAVFQWGWLSSLFGFDTGGPLMSFMPIIVTGILYGLAMDYEVFLVSSMREAHIHGEGARQSVVHGFDQASRVVVAAAIIMVAVFSGFIFSHDIMIKQIGFALAAGILIDAFVVRLTLVPALMAVFNERAWWLPRWLDRVLPDLDIEGDKLLTMLNEEAEAPGRQHLEVRN; from the coding sequence ATGTCCACCTTCCTGTACCGGCTCGGACGAACCGCCTTCGGCAAGCCGTGGCTGTTCATCTCGGGCTGGCTCGCGGTCCTCGCCGTGGTCGTCGGTGCGGTCGCTATCAACGGGGTCAGTGTCAGCTCCGAGATGAAGATCGAGGGCACCGAGGCACAGACCGTGCTCGACCGCGTAGCCGATGAGCTGCCTGCAGCCTCGGGAGGTCAGGCCAGCGTCGTCTTCACCGTCCCGGAGGGTGAACGACTCGACACCGCGGACCGCCTTTCGGTGATCACCAACACCGTCAACGACGTCTATGACCTCGACAAGGTCGTAAACCCCCTCGACCTTGCTCCGGGTGCGGCTGATCAAGGCGCTCCAGGCACTCCCGAGGAGAATGCACCGGGCACTCCCCCGACGGGATCGGCGCAGGGGCAGACGCCTCCCTACCAGCCGCTGCTGGTGGACGGAGCACCTGTGCCCGGCGTGCTGGTGTCCTCCGACGGTCAGGTCGCGCTGTTCCAATTCCAGTTCACGGTCGCCTCGACCTCCTTGACCGACGATGACGTCACCTCGGTGGTCGAGGTGGTGGAGCGCGCGGAGCACGGGACCGGGATCACCGTGCTCCCGAGCGACTCGCTCAAGGCCATCGAGATCCCGGTCGGCATCGGCGAGGTGATCGGTCTCGCCGTCGCCGCCCTGGTGCTGGTGCTCACCCTGGGCTCGCTGATCGCGGCCGGCCTTCCCCTGGTCACCGCGCTGGTCGGGGTCGGCATCGGCGTCGGCGGAGCGTACGCGCTCTCGACGGCCGTCGAGATGAACTCCGCCACCCCAGTGCTCGGTCTCATGGTGGGCCTCGCCGTCGGCATCGATTACGCGCTGTTCGTCGTCAACCGGCAGCGACGGCTCATCCTCGACCGCGGACTCACCGCGCAGGAGGCGGCCGGCAGAGCAGTCGGCACCGCGGGCAGTGCCGTCTTCTTCGCCGGCGTGACCGTCCTCATCGCACTGACCGCACTGACCGTGATCGGCATCGCCATGCTCTCCACGATGGCCCTGGTCGCGGCGTCCACGGTGGCCCTGGCCGTCCTCATCGCGCTGACCCTGCTGCCCGCACTGCTAGGGCTGGTCGGTGAGCGGATCTGCTCGGACAAGGCCCGAGCCCAACGCCGCGCCAAGGTCAAGGAGGAATCACACAGTGTCGCCGACCACTGGGTCAAAGGCGTGATCAGGTTCCGGTGGCCCGTCATAGTGGGTGTGGTCGCCATCCTGGGCGTGATGGCGATCCCCGCCGCCAGCATGAACCTGGGCATCCCCACCGGGGCCACCGCGAACCAGGACACCGCCGCCCGGCAGAGCTACGAGGCAGTCTCGCAAGGCTTCGGCGAGGGATTCAACGGTCCCCTACTCGTCACCGCAGAACCCACCGGCACCGCCGGCCGCGTCACACCCGAGCTGACCGCGAAACTGATCGCCGACCTCCAGGACCGAGACGACATCGTGCTGGCCGCCCCGGTCGGCGTCAACGAAGCCGGCGACCTGGCCGTGTTCAGCGTCATCCCCACTTCCGGCCCGAGCGACGAGGTCACCAGCGACCTGGTGACTTCGCTGCGCGAGCCCGACAACGCGATCGCCGGCGACAATGAGGTACAGTTGGGCGTAACTGGGTTCACCGCCATCGGCATCGACATGTCCGACAAGCTCGCCGACGTCCTTCCGCTCTACCTCGGCATCATCATCGCGCTTTCCGTGCTGATCCTGATGCTGGTCTTCCGCTCGGTAGTCGTCCCGATCAAGGCCACAGCCGGCTTCCTGCTCAGCATCCTGGCCACCTTCGGCGCCACCACTGCCGTCTTCCAGTGGGGCTGGCTCAGCAGCCTCTTCGGGTTCGACACCGGGGGGCCGCTGATGAGTTTCATGCCGATCATCGTCACCGGCATCCTCTATGGACTGGCCATGGACTACGAGGTCTTCCTGGTCTCCTCAATGCGCGAGGCACACATCCACGGTGAGGGAGCACGGCAGAGCGTCGTCCACGGGTTCGACCAAGCCAGCCGGGTCGTCGTCGCAGCCGCCATCATCATGGTCGCGGTCTTCTCCGGCTTCATCTTCAGCCACGACATCATGATCAAGCAGATCGGCTTTGCCCTCGCCGCTGGCATCCTTATCGACGCCTTCGTCGTCCGGCTGACGCTCGTCCCGGCGCTCATGGCCGTCTTCAACGAGCGAGCATGGTGGCTGCCCCGCTGGCTCGACCGCGTGCTGCCAGACCTCGACATCGAGGGGGACAAACTGCTCACGATGCTCAACGAGGAGGCTGAGGCTCCGGGTCGTCAACACCTCGAGGTCCGCAACTGA
- a CDS encoding TetR/AcrR family transcriptional regulator has product MRGPSMRERFREHMRAAVLEAAHDLIVDRGWDRVRMGEVAHRAGVSRAALYKEFGDKAGLGEALVLREASRFLEGIQKALEAHIGDAKRGIAAAVDYTLIEAERSPLLKAVLISNRDLDAGSQPSTGMLPLLTTSARLLDLASDTLAAWVAKSYPSLPPDDVVDAADTMVRLTVSHLALPKWDRTATARKISDVAVRFLSLES; this is encoded by the coding sequence ATGCGGGGACCCTCCATGCGCGAACGGTTCAGGGAGCACATGCGCGCCGCTGTCCTCGAGGCTGCCCACGACCTGATCGTCGACCGCGGCTGGGACCGGGTGCGCATGGGAGAGGTGGCGCATCGTGCCGGGGTGTCGCGAGCGGCGCTCTACAAGGAGTTCGGTGACAAGGCCGGCCTTGGAGAAGCCCTCGTGCTCCGCGAGGCCTCGCGCTTCCTGGAGGGCATCCAGAAGGCGCTGGAGGCACACATCGGCGATGCGAAACGCGGCATCGCAGCAGCCGTCGACTACACCTTGATCGAGGCCGAGCGCAGCCCCCTGCTCAAGGCAGTGCTCATCTCCAACCGAGACCTGGATGCGGGCAGTCAGCCGTCCACAGGGATGCTCCCGCTGCTCACGACATCCGCGCGGCTTCTCGACCTCGCCTCCGACACCCTAGCCGCATGGGTGGCGAAGAGTTACCCGAGTCTTCCCCCAGACGACGTCGTCGACGCGGCCGACACCATGGTGCGCCTGACGGTCAGTCATCTGGCGCTCCCCAAGTGGGACCGAACCGCGACGGCGCGCAAGATCTCCGACGTCGCCGTCCGGTTCCTGTCCCTCGAATCGTGA
- a CDS encoding TetR/AcrR family transcriptional regulator — protein sequence MRKLPAKLASQLYGAAELIAERGLDGTKIEDIAEATGIPKATIYYHLDGKNAVLEFLLGDLLDMIAGAVGVAVTSEENARTRLEAAVLAQLGVMLEHPSLCRALVGDLGRATRLPELAAALRTAFYEPIEQLLADGVSDGSLRQVADPAAVALSVFGAITVAGLSAAVEGPSADPSADAARFSAAITELVLDGLATPGSRDQRRGDPL from the coding sequence ATGAGGAAGCTTCCGGCGAAGTTGGCCAGTCAGCTCTACGGGGCGGCGGAGCTGATCGCGGAGCGCGGTCTGGACGGCACCAAGATCGAAGACATCGCCGAAGCCACGGGCATCCCCAAGGCCACGATCTACTACCACCTCGACGGCAAGAATGCCGTGCTGGAGTTTCTCCTCGGCGACCTGTTGGACATGATCGCCGGAGCCGTCGGTGTTGCGGTCACGAGTGAGGAGAACGCGCGGACCCGACTCGAGGCGGCTGTGCTGGCGCAGCTGGGCGTGATGCTCGAGCACCCGTCCTTGTGCCGGGCACTGGTCGGCGACCTCGGACGCGCGACCCGGCTGCCCGAGTTGGCGGCGGCACTGCGGACTGCCTTCTACGAACCGATCGAGCAACTATTGGCTGACGGTGTCTCCGACGGGTCCCTGCGCCAGGTCGCCGACCCGGCAGCCGTGGCCTTGAGCGTCTTCGGTGCCATCACCGTCGCTGGCCTCAGCGCGGCCGTCGAGGGGCCCTCCGCCGACCCGTCCGCCGACGCAGCACGGTTCTCCGCCGCGATCACCGAGCTGGTCCTCGACGGTCTCGCGACACCTGGCAGTCGCGACCAGCGGCGGGGTGACCCGCTGTGA
- a CDS encoding NAD(P)/FAD-dependent oxidoreductase, with product MSSGRAVVVGASHAGVQLVTSLRREGWSGEIVLVGDESALPYQRPPLSKAYLAGKCSLKELAIRSEDFYVKQDVERVTASVQEIDRPAGELVLGTGDRLSYDALALCTGAHPRRLRAEGADLDGVHYLRQSSGVERIREDAIPGRNAVIVGGGYIGLETAASLRSLGLHVTVLEAADRVLERVTAPEVSAFFTRIHQEEGVDVRTNASVEALVGDTRVREVVLASGESVQADFVIVGIGIEPTTELAEAAGLVVDDGILIDAHARTSDPDIVAAGDCTSQDIPRYGRRIRLESVPSAVEQAKVAAATICGNDKEVAALPWFWSDQYDLKLQIAGLNTAYDDIVMSGDPTRDRDFTCYYLRKGEPIAADCVNRPRDFMTTKRMLTQGTAADMAALTAEVAV from the coding sequence ATGAGCTCAGGGCGCGCGGTGGTGGTCGGCGCCAGCCATGCCGGGGTGCAGCTGGTCACCAGCCTCCGCCGAGAGGGTTGGTCGGGTGAGATCGTGCTGGTCGGTGACGAGTCGGCGCTGCCGTACCAAAGGCCTCCGTTGTCGAAGGCATATCTGGCCGGGAAGTGCTCGCTGAAGGAGCTGGCCATCCGGTCGGAGGACTTCTACGTCAAGCAGGACGTCGAGCGCGTGACTGCCAGCGTGCAGGAGATCGACCGGCCGGCGGGCGAGCTCGTGCTCGGCACCGGGGACCGCTTGTCCTATGACGCTCTTGCTCTGTGCACGGGAGCGCACCCCCGACGTCTCCGCGCCGAGGGTGCCGACCTCGACGGGGTGCACTACCTGCGTCAATCGTCGGGGGTGGAGCGGATCCGCGAGGACGCGATCCCCGGGCGCAACGCCGTCATCGTGGGTGGTGGGTACATCGGGCTGGAGACCGCCGCCTCGCTGCGCTCGTTGGGCCTCCACGTCACGGTCCTCGAGGCCGCAGACCGGGTCCTCGAGCGGGTCACTGCCCCTGAGGTGTCGGCCTTCTTCACACGGATCCACCAAGAAGAGGGCGTCGACGTGAGGACGAACGCCTCGGTAGAGGCCCTGGTCGGCGACACCCGCGTGCGAGAGGTGGTGCTGGCCAGTGGCGAGTCGGTCCAAGCGGACTTTGTGATCGTCGGGATCGGGATCGAGCCGACCACCGAACTCGCCGAGGCAGCCGGCCTGGTCGTGGACGACGGGATCCTCATCGACGCCCACGCCCGCACCAGTGACCCTGACATCGTGGCGGCCGGGGACTGTACGTCGCAGGACATCCCCCGCTACGGCCGACGAATCAGGCTGGAGTCGGTCCCGAGTGCAGTGGAGCAGGCCAAGGTGGCAGCGGCGACTATCTGTGGAAATGACAAGGAGGTGGCGGCGCTCCCGTGGTTCTGGTCGGACCAGTATGACCTCAAGCTCCAGATCGCGGGACTCAACACCGCCTATGACGACATCGTCATGAGCGGTGACCCGACCCGTGACCGCGACTTCACCTGCTACTACCTCCGGAAGGGCGAGCCGATAGCTGCTGACTGTGTCAACCGTCCCCGGGACTTCATGACCACCAAACGCATGCTCACCCAGGGGACTGCGGCCGACATGGCCGCCCTGACAGCGGAGGTGGCGGTGTGA
- a CDS encoding MarR family winged helix-turn-helix transcriptional regulator, translating to MPQLVLLDAVQACGREGIVAISEYTLLSQPTVTQQAAALEAAGLLRRIAAENDRRRRVLTLTERGEDLLASKRGLVADRLSVAWASLSAEERSIAVPLLRHIIDLVSELA from the coding sequence GTGCCGCAGCTGGTACTGCTGGATGCTGTCCAGGCCTGCGGGCGGGAAGGCATCGTCGCAATCTCGGAGTACACGTTGCTCAGCCAACCGACCGTGACCCAGCAGGCCGCCGCGCTAGAAGCCGCCGGGCTTCTGCGTCGCATCGCAGCCGAGAACGATCGGCGCCGGCGGGTCCTCACGCTCACCGAACGCGGTGAGGACCTCCTGGCATCTAAGCGCGGACTGGTTGCCGACCGGTTATCAGTGGCCTGGGCATCGCTCAGCGCCGAGGAGCGGTCGATCGCGGTCCCGCTGCTGCGTCATATCATTGACCTTGTCTCGGAGTTGGCCTGA
- a CDS encoding TetR/AcrR family transcriptional regulator, giving the protein MDRGLRDLKREATGQTLAVAAFQLTRERGLFGFVTADVVDRAGYSRRTFANHFSCKEEAVASVAFGRVDDVSEILTSLPADLPLLDALLAVMREQFTEDTLLTMRELMTMARQYPTLEPYVLGVQQRMRHTAQELLGSVAGDRYPSIYVPLLFGAVYGAVMAALEGTLDVHLSGESDLSSAAMDYSSFLDLTFDYLRNGL; this is encoded by the coding sequence ATGGATCGTGGACTGCGTGACCTCAAGCGAGAGGCGACGGGACAGACGCTGGCCGTGGCGGCGTTCCAGCTCACCCGAGAGCGTGGCCTGTTCGGTTTCGTCACCGCGGACGTGGTCGACCGAGCGGGCTACTCGCGACGCACCTTCGCGAACCACTTCTCCTGCAAGGAAGAGGCGGTCGCTTCGGTCGCGTTCGGCCGGGTCGACGACGTCAGCGAGATCCTGACCAGCCTCCCCGCAGACCTGCCCTTGCTCGATGCCCTGCTGGCCGTCATGAGGGAGCAGTTCACCGAAGACACGTTGCTGACGATGCGCGAGCTGATGACGATGGCGCGGCAGTACCCGACCCTGGAGCCCTACGTCCTGGGTGTTCAGCAGCGCATGCGTCATACCGCCCAGGAGCTCTTGGGGTCGGTGGCCGGGGACCGGTACCCCTCGATCTATGTGCCGCTGCTGTTCGGCGCGGTGTACGGCGCCGTGATGGCCGCCCTGGAGGGCACCCTCGACGTCCACCTCAGCGGCGAGAGCGACCTCAGCTCCGCCGCGATGGACTACAGCTCGTTTCTCGACCTGACCTTCGACTACCTACGCAACGGCCTCTAG